CGGCGACAATCGCCACCGGGCTGTTCGATATGGACTTCACCCTGGACTTCTATGATTTGATTGAAAAGTACGGTCTGGATAGCCTGGCGGTAGCTAATGAGGTCGCCTTCGCTATCGACCTTTACCAGAGGGGCATATTGACCGCAGAAGATACCGGCGGGATGCACCTGGAATGGGAGAACGCTGATGTCGCCCTCTGGCTGGTGGAGAAGATTACCCGCCGTGAAGGAATCGGGGATGTGCTGGCGGATGGCGTCTACTGGGCAGCAAAGCGCATCGGGCGGGGCGCCGAGGAATACGCCTATTTTGTCAAAAAGTATGACCCGCACCCATTCAAGAGAGAGGATAATGCGGCGCTCTGCGAGGCGATTAACGATAAAGGAGACTCGACCAAAGCCCTGGGCAGTACGCCCGATGCTATCTGGGCACGCCCGGACCGGGAAGCCTACATGAATTCGGAATTCTTCCCTTATCCCGAGGAGTTCAAGAAGTTCCTCAGGACGGAACCAGACCCGATGGCTGAGGACAGCGCCGGGGCGGTGGAGTTTATGACCTATAATGAGGAAACCTACGCTCTGGCTGACGCCATGGGTGAGTGCTACTTTTATGCCGGCCGCTATGCCTGGCCATCGATAAGCCCGCGCTCCCTGATTGCCGAACTTATTTCGGCAGCCACGGGCATGGATATCGATGAAGCCAGAGCCACCGGGATTGCCAGAAGAACAATCAATCTGGTACGAGCATATAACGTGAGAGCCGGTATGACCAGGCAGGAAGACATTTTGCCGGACAGGTATTTCAAGATACCCCGCCCCGCCGGGTCTAACTTCGTAAGCCGCGACCTGCTCAATAAGTGGGTGGACCGGTGGTATGAAAGAAGGGGCTGGGACAAAGAAGGTATCCCCGCCAAGAGCACTCTGGCAGAACTGGGACTGGACTACGTGATAGAGGACCTGGAACAGAGAGGGATTCTAGTGACACCGCCCCCCGTACTGGTGACTTAAACAGCGCTTTGTTAAATGACACATCAAACTGAACAACGCCAATCTGGTAAAGACAAGCCCTTAGCCAGTACTGGCTAAGGGCTTAATCAGTAACGGTATTCATCTTTCTTAGCTGAGCGGTACCAGACGCCACGTCCTCTGGTATACGTTCTTGGACAGCTTTGCCCGGTCTTCGGGTGAGAGCGGGATATCGACCGCATCCACATTGCACAGCTTCCTGAGGGCGGTAATGAACAGGGAATTCGAGGGCTGTGGATAAATCTTGATCCCCCGGCTGTTCAGGTAACGAGCCATCTCTATCATAATCATGTCAACCCCGTCATATCTCACAATATCATCAGCCAGCTTTTTGACCTCGACTTTTGCGTAACCAATCCTGGTCAGATAGTCCCCGATCGCTTTGGTTACGGTGAAGGGGTCGCCCGGCGGGATTTTAAGCTCTTTCTGGACATCATCGAACAGCATTTCTGCCTTGCGCCACTTGGCTTTATCCAGGCGGGCTAATTCCTCCGGCGTGTTGCCAAACTCCTCGCCGAAAGCCAGCCAGGATAATCCCACCTCAAGGTTAAAAAGCTCAGACTTGACCTTTTCCGATATCGCCACAGTACCACCTCCTTGTTAGTGTTCAGGCTCCTGAAAAGGGGCTGGCCTGGATAAATTCCCCTTAGCTACCATCTCCAGGCAGAAATAACCCAGGCCAGTTCCCCGATACTCCTCAGGTCAATCCTCCACCCTATTTCATGGGTGAAAGCAGCCAGTACTCCCGTCCCCACATATCTTCATGCCACTCGCCCGGCTTCATCCAGCCATCCGGGGTCAGTGCCTGCACCTCTTTGGGCACAGCATCCCCGCGGATGATTTTCGCGTCTATTTTACAGAACCGGCGCAGGGCGGCGTGGAACAGGCTGGTGGACGGGTTGGGCGTAACCTTCATCCCCATTTCCCGCAAGGCCCAGGGAATGAGCGGCATCTCCACGCAGTTCTTCCAGTCACGGTACATTATGGTATCAGAGACCTTGCCAACCTGGTACTCGGCATAGTCGCTCTCCGTCAGGTAGTCGGCGACATACCGGCATACCGTGACGGGGTCAGTGGAGTTTAACGGCTTCTCTTTCACCACCTGGTCAAGGTGCAGGTCTGCCTTCCGGTCGACAACTCTGCGCATCGTCTCATTTGCTTTCTCGGAATCACCTACTTCCATCTGCCAGGCAATCCAGGCACAGAGGATCTCCCGGCGCTGCCACACCATACTCACTTTGTCAGGTAAAGGCATCTTATTTCCCTCCTTTATTATTTACCTTATCTATTTAAAAGACTGGATTTTTAATTACCAGCATAATTTAATAAACAGGTATCGACCTTATCGAAGATACCTAATACATCACCCCCTTTTTACCTGGTATTCAAAAGTAGGCTATACCACCCGGTATCACTTCGACCGGTACTCAGTAACACCCGTAATTGAGCGAAGTGAACGTGCTCCTCGCAATGACAAACCGAGAAGCGAGCTTGTTATGGATGAGCTAGTTTAGCGGCGAAAAGCGCCAGTACTCGCGCAGCATATCTTCCGGAACACCCTCCTTATGGTGTTCCGGCACCGGCAGACCCTCCGCCTGCACATTGCATAACTTCTTGAAAGCGGCAAAGAACAGGGCGGTAGAGGGACCGGGGTATACCTTAATTCCCATGCTGCGCACCACGGGAAGCATCGGTATCATCACCAGATTCCCCATATCATAGAGCACCTCGGTATCGGACACTTTATGGAACTGGATATTGGCATATCCGGCTTGCGTCAGGTAGTCCCCCAGAGCCTTAGCCACGGTAAAGGGGTCGCCCGGCGAGATGTTCAGCTTCTTCTGCAGCTCGTCAAACACCAACTCTCCCGTACGCCACTTGCATTTCTCCAATCGCCCCCGCTCCTCAGGCGTATTGGCAAACTCCTCATTCATGGCTTGCCAACCAAAAATCAGTTCCCTGGCGAAATACTGGGAATCAACCCACTCAGACATCGGCATAGGAACACCCCTCCCATTTCTTTAATCGTAAGATGATGAGAGATTGGCCTGAATAAGATTCCTCCATCCAAACTCCCGGGATAGATGACCCAGACCAATCCCTGCTGGTTTCTCTGCTGGAACTACCGGCCTTAGGTAAGGGGTGAAAGACGCCACATCTCCCGCCCCATGCCTTTCGGGGTTTTCGCCTTCAGGTCTTCCGGTACGGGGATATCTTCCGCCTTAACGTTGCACAGCTTCTTAAAGGCGGCGAAGAAGACCGTGGTTGAAGGTTCGGGAGCTAATACCTTGAACCCCCGGGCACGCACGTCATACAGTACAGGCAGCATAATCAGGTCGCCCATGTCATACATTATCTGGGTATCGGATACTTTATGAATCTCGATCTTGGCGTATCCGGTTGAAGTGAACCAGTCCCCTATTGCCTTGGCCACGGTAAAGGGGTCGCCCGCCGGGATATTCAGCTTCTTCTGCAGCTCGTCAAACACCAGTTCCCCTTTACGCCACTTGGCTTTTTCGAGTCGCTTCCAGTCCTCCGGTGAGCTGAACTCTTCACAGAGGGCTGTCCAACCGAGGTAGACCTCCCAGGCCATTAAATCTGATGAAACCTTCTCAGACAGCGCCATAGTACTTCCTCCTTATTGGTTAGATTAGCCCCTAGGTTAACTCATCTCCCGGTCAATGTCAAGCGTTTTCCAGGCATAATTACACTCAAAAATGGCCTTCCCCTACTGCAAAAGTTACAATCTTCCATACCCTCTGCTCAAGCAAGAGACCGGATAGCGGCGGCTATTTAGCGACTGAAAAGTAAAGGCGGTAAACTGTTCTTTTTAGCCTTGAAGGTGTAAAATCTCAATGAGGTGTAATTTGAAAGTTCCCGGTATTGCCGCCCGCTGGCTCTTTGCCCTGTGCCTGCCTCTGTTACTGGTTTCCACCGGCATCGGATGGCTGGTAAACAGTCCCTGGCTTTACCACTACGGGTTTGAGAAATACGGCGTCAGCCGGACCACCGGCTTATCCGGAACCGAACTGGACAAAGCCGCCCGGGGACTGATTGCCTACTTCAACTCGGATGAGGAATACATTGACCTTACTGTAATGAAGGATGACGAGCCTTTTGTTTTGTTCAACCAGCGCGAAGTGATTCACCTCAAGGATGTCAAAGGCCTCTTCCGACTCGACCATCAGATTTTCCTGTGGACGCTGACTTATGTTGTCAGCTACGGCGGGGTCAGCCTGTTATGGCGGAGGAGGAGATACTGGCCACAGCTGGCGCGGGGACTGGTTATGGGAAGCGGCTTTACCCTGGCACTGATGCTGACCATGGGAGCAGCGATTTTGCTTGGCTTCGACCAGCTATTCTTACAGTTCCACCTGCTCAGCTTCGCCAACGACCTCTGGCAGCTTGACCCGTCCCGCGACTACCTGATAATGCTCTTTCCCGCCGGTTTCTGGTATGACGCCGCCCTCTTTTGCGTCCTGGCAATAGCCGGCATGGCAGTAGTCCTTGGTGGAGTTGGATGGTACATGCTCAGACTCAGAGCTTCCCCGGATTGAGCCGGATTAGCTGGTCGTCTTCGGCGGCAGGCACGCCGCGGCCGTCCCGGTTGCTGGTGAGGATGTAGAGAAAACCATCAGGTCCAACGACCACATCACGCAGCCGCCCGAAGTTTCTCTCCAGGTGACGCTGCAATGTCACCCGCTCACCATCTAATACTGCCTTATATAAAGTCTGACCGCGCAGCCCTGCATAAAAAAGGGAGCCATCCAAAAAGGCAAGCCCGGATGGCGCCCAGGTCTCCCGCCCGCTGTGCAGCACCGGACTTTCCCGGCCAGAGGCGGACTCGTCGCCGCGGACCACCGGCCAGCCATAATTACGGCCCGCCTGAATCATGTTCAGTTCATCGGTGGCGCTGGAACCGTGCTCAACCTCCCAGAGCCTGCCCAGGCTGTCCCAGGCAAGCCCCTGGGGATTGCGGTGTCCCAGAGAATATACCGGGGAGCCGGGGAAGGGATTGTCCGGCGGGATTGAACCATCATCGTTAAGTCGCAGAATTTTCCCCGCCAGAGAAGAAATATTCTGAGCCGAATCAGGCTCAGCAGCATCGCCAGCAGTAATGTAAAGCAAGCCATCAGGGCCAAACTTGATCCGACCGCCGTTATGTACCGAAGCCGCCGGAATGCCGTCAAGGATAACCTGCTTATCAATAAGCTGGTTGCCTTCCTTTCTGAACCTGACCACCCTGTTGCTCAGTCCATCCTGTCCCTGATAGGTATAATAAACGTAAATAAAGTCATTGATGGCAAAATCCGGGTGCACGGCGATACCCAGCAGCCCACCCTCACCTCGATGGACCACCTCCTCAACCGTCAGCAGCGGTTCCGGCAACAAGCCCTGCTCAGCGTCCACCAGCCTCACTCTACCCGGCCGCTCGGTGAGCACAATGCTGCCGTCAGGCAGGAAATCAAGCGCCCAGGGTATTTCCAGCTTCTGGGCTAGAGACACCGCAAGCGGTGCGTCCTGCGGAAACTCCCCTCCCGGCGTCTGCCCCGTCGGAGGTACGGCAGGAAGGTCAGTAATCCGGCTGGCCCTGAAATTCCACCAGACCGCTATAACTAACAATGCCGCCAGAATCACCGCGCTTACTATGACCAGGCGGGACTTTCTGTTCATTGGCACAATCCCTCGTTTATTCAGGGGAACAAGA
Above is a window of Dehalococcoidales bacterium DNA encoding:
- a CDS encoding PQQ-dependent sugar dehydrogenase, with translation MNRKSRLVIVSAVILAALLVIAVWWNFRASRITDLPAVPPTGQTPGGEFPQDAPLAVSLAQKLEIPWALDFLPDGSIVLTERPGRVRLVDAEQGLLPEPLLTVEEVVHRGEGGLLGIAVHPDFAINDFIYVYYTYQGQDGLSNRVVRFRKEGNQLIDKQVILDGIPAASVHNGGRIKFGPDGLLYITAGDAAEPDSAQNISSLAGKILRLNDDGSIPPDNPFPGSPVYSLGHRNPQGLAWDSLGRLWEVEHGSSATDELNMIQAGRNYGWPVVRGDESASGRESPVLHSGRETWAPSGLAFLDGSLFYAGLRGQTLYKAVLDGERVTLQRHLERNFGRLRDVVVGPDGFLYILTSNRDGRGVPAAEDDQLIRLNPGKL
- a CDS encoding TIGR01906 family membrane protein, whose translation is MKVPGIAARWLFALCLPLLLVSTGIGWLVNSPWLYHYGFEKYGVSRTTGLSGTELDKAARGLIAYFNSDEEYIDLTVMKDDEPFVLFNQREVIHLKDVKGLFRLDHQIFLWTLTYVVSYGGVSLLWRRRRYWPQLARGLVMGSGFTLALMLTMGAAILLGFDQLFLQFHLLSFANDLWQLDPSRDYLIMLFPAGFWYDAALFCVLAIAGMAVVLGGVGWYMLRLRASPD
- a CDS encoding aldehyde ferredoxin oxidoreductase C-terminal domain-containing protein; the encoded protein is SRGGAGALMGDKRLKAIAVRGTKDINVADPIRFMELCDGIIARSEWVRDGVFEGRVAIAGYARNGDYYNRSGLTTPELERKIDGIRTVAKKFILENRDRETGCYNCAQRCHHTYLRPNDGGYMYIKCTSWGAATIATGLFDMDFTLDFYDLIEKYGLDSLAVANEVAFAIDLYQRGILTAEDTGGMHLEWENADVALWLVEKITRREGIGDVLADGVYWAAKRIGRGAEEYAYFVKKYDPHPFKREDNAALCEAINDKGDSTKALGSTPDAIWARPDREAYMNSEFFPYPEEFKKFLRTEPDPMAEDSAGAVEFMTYNEETYALADAMGECYFYAGRYAWPSISPRSLIAELISAATGMDIDEARATGIARRTINLVRAYNVRAGMTRQEDILPDRYFKIPRPAGSNFVSRDLLNKWVDRWYERRGWDKEGIPAKSTLAELGLDYVIEDLEQRGILVTPPPVLVT